One region of Phragmites australis chromosome 18, lpPhrAust1.1, whole genome shotgun sequence genomic DNA includes:
- the LOC133899232 gene encoding WPP domain-associated protein-like translates to MAETTDVSPDDANGSTAVQIEPSSNEDVLFLDDMDSFWDEVNTGLHVSRVVTSAVIKGILSDVEQDVAQKICVKDAEISLLNQKLQQLENSSLSLPEGRDKRYDEFYYLREQLDSISRSLLNSEWGLSGSQHNSESSEDMGKQRGKEQSSRDGIAKENGSKASQEVFSDPAVLKHMDKDEVIAHFNKAMNQMKIQHDSTVQQQTEEIFELKRKLLRNEGPNPWHLRNNKELEQMRKKISEVVSKLDVLLLENKRTIVRIKSDAFPCPQDKSNVLDSDTRQLQGGASVESDHAKHIISLEADIEDANIAAFIREEIEKIVVKEFVSERKIGLHGYEPELNMKQEVCSIIQKEAIAEAVSNINSSLLKNNEEEGCAEAESLLKQNIDKLNLVVDSFIEVVRQKEEFVSQIGLEAMEARVDSLCHELDFLRDKVGKQDLYISEKSREFDIIMGRLEHAQQHVQHNDVTLSELNDRFRTISDSLKELEKQNQVLHTVIEEKEKTLTSAVSKDNEFKECMKHAVESMRDFEKFVTDQQTIVANKVKHSESRFCLLKEQCMHLAKEGNLLRKKALRYKEISETRGSNLQKAELEVDLLGDEVEALTDFLAKIYIALDHYSPVLQHYTGVMETLNMIKKRISMAK, encoded by the exons ATGGCAGAGACCACGGATGTGTCACCTGATGATGCCAATGGAAGTACCGCAGTTCAGATTGAGCCTTCTTCCAATGAAGACGTTCTGTTCCTTGATGATATGGATTCTTTCTGGGACGAAGTAAATACTGGGCTTCATGTTTCAAGAGTTGTGACTAGTGCTGTCATCAAGGGAATTCTGAGTGATGTAGAACAAGATGTGGCTCAGAAGATCTGTGTCAAGGATGCAGAGATATCATTGCTGAACCAGAAGCTGCAGCAactagaaaatagcagcttAAGTTTACCTGAGGGGCGGGACAAAAGATATGATGAATTCTATTATCTTCGCGAACAGCTTGATTCCATTTCAAGGTCACTCTTGAATTCTGAATGGGGGCTTTCGGGATCACAGCATAACTCTGAAAGTTCAGAAGATATGGGTAAGCAGAGGGGCAAGGAACAATCCTCCAGAGATGGTATAGCAAAGGAAAATGGTTCTAAAGCCTCCCAAGAAGTTTTCAGTGACCCGGCAGTTCTGAAGCACATGGATAAGGATGAAGTGATAGCCCATTTTAATAAAGCAATGAATCAGATGAAAATACAGCATGATTCAACTGTGCAACAGCAGACCGAAGAGATATTCGAACTAAAGCGCAAACTCCTAAGGAATGAAGGACCTAACCCTTGGCATTTACGAAACAACAAAGAACTTGAGcaaatgaggaagaagattaGTGAAGTCGTCTCGAAGTTGGATGTGCTCCTCTTGGAGAATAAAAGAACTATCGTTCGCATCAAGTCAGATGCATTTCCTTGCCCACAAGACAAGAGCAATGTATTAGATTCTGATACCCGGCAGCTACAAGGTGGTGCATCTGTAGAGTCAGATCATGCAAAGCATATTATAAGCCTTGAAGCTGATATTGAAGATGCCAACATTGCAGCCTTCATTAGAGAAGAGATAGAAAAGATTGTCGTAAAAGAGTTTGTTAGTGAAAGAAAAATAGGATTGCATGGTTATGAGCCGGAGCTTAATATGAAGCAGGAAGTTTGCTCAATCATTCAGAAAGAGGCTATTGCGGAAGCAGTGTCAAACATTAATTCTTCGTTGTTAAAGAACAATGAAGAAGAGGGCTGTGCTGAAGCTGAATCTCTACTGAAACAGAACATTGACAAACTGAATCTAGTTGTGGATTCCTTCATTGAAGTAGTGAGGCAAAAGGAGGAATTTGTGTCACAGATTGGATTGGAGGCAATGGAAGCTCGTGTGGATTCACTGTGCCATGAACTTGATTTCCTAAGAGACAAAGTGGGAAAGCAAGATTTGTACATATCTGAAAAGAGCAGGGAGTTTGATATCATTATGGGCAGGTTGGAGCATGCTCAGCAACATGTTCAACACAATGATGTCACTTTGAGTGAGTTGAATGATAGATTTAGAACCATTTCAGACTCTCTAAAGGAGTTGGAGAAACAAAATCAAGTTCTACATACTGTCAttgaagaaaaggagaagacaTTAACATCTGCCGTTTCCAAAGACAATGAGTTCAAAGAATGCATGAAACATGCTGTTGAATCTATGAGAGATTTTGAAAAATTCGTTACAGATCAACAAActatagttgctaataaagttaAGCACAGTGAATCAAG GTTTTGTTTGTTAAAAGAACAATGTATGCACCTTGCGAAAGAAGGCAATCTTTTGAGAAAGAAGGCATTGCGATACAAAGAGATATCCGAGACAAGAGGCTCTAATCTTCAGAAAGCTGAACTCGAG GTGGATTTACTTGGTGATGAGGTTGAGGCCTTAACAGATTTTCTTGCGAAAATCTATATTGCACTTGACCATTATTCTCCAGTCCTGCAACACTATACTGGC GTTATGGAGACGTTGAACATGATTAAGAAACGTATTAGCATGGCAAAGTAA
- the LOC133899621 gene encoding 2-succinylbenzoate--CoA ligase, chloroplastic/peroxisomal, with product MARCCQGHIAHCLGRILACRGTATVALSGRRRLSGAELVDGVRRLAAGLAERGVRPGDVAAVVAFNSIEYIELFLAITYVGAIVAPLNYRWSFDEATQALELVQPSVFIFDDSYSSWARQLVGSKNFSSISLYLILGGPCSTGHAANFVSVDHIRRSVRGTTAIEPVSAPRDVALMCFTSGTTGRPKGVAISHTSLIIQSLAKIAIVGYGEDDVYLHTAPLCHIGGISSCMAILMAGGCHVLMPKFDAKSAFDAIREHGVTSFITVPAIMADLLSYAGKAKISDCGITVTKILNGGGGLSDDLITGASQLFPHAAIFSAYGMTEACSSLTFMALNKPKLQEHKNQPGSYCGGVCVGKPAPHIEIRIGMNDNNNSSSPTGSILTRGLHTMVGYWMNNKVDSSDSVRNGWLDTGDTGWMDKAGNLWLMGRQKGRIKSGGENVFPEEVESVLYQHPGVAQVVVIGVPDSRLGEKVIACVSIRDGWKWVDARDEHQREGKEVSAQILQDHCRLKNLSRFKIPRSYYQWRRPFPVTTTGKIKREELKREILATMQLPSNL from the exons ATGGCACGGTGCTGCCAGGGCCACATCGCGCACTGCCTCGGCAGGATCCTCGCCTGCCGCGGCACCGCCACCGTCGCCCtgtccggccgtcgccggctgTCCGGCGCGGAACTCGTTGACGGGGTGCGGAGGCTGGCCGCCGGGCTCGCGGAGCGCGGGGTCCGTCCGGGCGacgtcgccgccgtcgtcgccttcaACAG CATTGAGTACATAGAGCTGTTCCTGGCCATCACATACGTCGGAGCAATCGTCGCCCCTCTCAACTACCGTTGG AGCTTTGACGAGGCAACACAGGCGCTGGAGCTCGTGCAACCATCGGTGTTCATCTTCGACGACAGTTACAGCTCGTGGGCACGTCAGCTGGTGGGGAGCAAGAATTTCTCATCCATTAGTCTCTACCTCATCCTGGGGGGCCCTTGCAGTACCGGCCATGCTGCAAATT TTGTATCTGTTGATCACATCAGGAGGAGTGTGAGAGGAACTACAGCTATAGAGCCCGTGTCGGCTCCAAGGGATGTTGCTTTAATGTGCTTCACATCTG GGACTACTGGACGACCAAAGGGTGTAGCAATAAGCCATACATCTTTGATCATACAGTCCCTTGCGAAAATCGCCATTGTTGGCTACGGTGAGGATGAT GTCTACCTGCATACAGCCCCTCTGTGCCATATCGGAGGGATATCCTCATGCATGGCCATCCTGATGGCAGGAGGTTGCCATGTTCTGATGCCGAAATTTGATGCCAAATCAGCTTTTGACGCTATCCGGGAACATGGAGTGACTTCTTTCATTACTGTTCCTGCGATCATGGCTGATCTACTGTCTTATGCTGG AAAAGCGAAGATATCAGACTGTGGGATTACAGTGACTAAGATTCTCAATGGTGGCGGCGGATTGTCAGATGACCTGATAACTGGAGCTTCTCAGTTATTTCCTCATGCTGCTATTTTCTCAGCTTATG GGATGACTGAGGCATGCTCATCTCTGACATTCATGGCTCTCAACAAACCAAAActtcaagaacacaagaaccaaCCAGGAAGCTATTGTGGGGGCGTTTGTGTTGGCAAACCAGCACCTCACATCGAGATACGCATTGGCATGAATGATAATAACAATAGTTCTTCACCAACTGGGAGCATCTTAACGAGAGGCTTGCATACGATGGTTGGGTACTGGATGAACAACAAGGTAGATTCATCGGATTCTGTTCGGAACGGGTGGCTTGACACCGGCGACACTGGATGGATGGACAAAGCTGGTAATCTATGGCTCATGGGCCGTCAGAAGGGTCGCATCAAAAGTGGAGGTGAAAATGTTTTCCCGGAAGAG GTAGAGTCGGTGCTTTATCAGCACCCGGGAGTAGCTCAAGTTGTGGTAATCGGTGTACCGGATAGTCGTCTTGGGGAGAAAGTTATTGCCTGTGTTAGCATCAGGGATGGCTGGAAGTGGGTTGATGCAAGGGATGAGCATCAAAGAGAAGGCAAAGAGGTATCTGCTCAGATACTTCAAGACCATTGCAGGCTGAAAAATTTGAGCAG ATTCAAGATACCAAGGTCATATTATCAGTGGAGGAGACCATTTCCAGTGACCACCACCGGCAAAATCAAAAGAGAGGAGTTGAAGAGGGAAATCTTAGCAACAATGCAACTACCCAGCAACTTGTAG